A single Nicotiana tabacum cultivar K326 chromosome 5, ASM71507v2, whole genome shotgun sequence DNA region contains:
- the LOC142180759 gene encoding uncharacterized protein LOC142180759: MRTFKDVVKENWTADFSANPYILFNHKLKKLKKALSLWSKATFGDIFQKIASMEEVVMVHEAEFEANPTGMNRERLQKVQAKLIKCLALEEKYWQQKAGMTWFKEGDRNTKLFHAQVRGRRKRLQLNRIQNSGGTWIEEEQEIAEETIKFYEEQFTEAATPSLFDIIEHVPNLINTDQNAELIKQPTKEEVKVAVLGLHGDSAGGQMV, translated from the coding sequence ATGCGGACTTTTAAAGATGTGGTGAAAGAGAATTGGACAGCTGATTTCAGTGCAAATCCTTATATTCTTTTTAAtcacaagttaaaaaaattaaagaaggccCTTTCATTGTGGAGTAAGGCTACATTTGGAGATATTTTCCAAAAGATAGCAAGCATGGAGGAGGTAGTGATGGTTCATGAAGCAGAATTTGAAGCAAATCCTACAGGGATGAACAGGGAAAGGCTACAAAAGGTTCAAGCAAAATTAATCAAATGTCTTGCACTAGAGGAGAAATATTGGCAACAAAAGGCAGGCATGACTTGGTTCAAGGAAGGGGATAGGAACACTAAGTTATTCCATGCACAAGTGAGAGGTAGGAGGAAGAGACTTCAGCTTAATAGAATTCAAAATAGTGGAGGAACCTGgattgaagaagaacaagaaattgcAGAAGAGACTATCAAATTCTACGAGGAACAGTTCACAGAAGCAGCTACTCCTTCATTATTTGATATCATAGAGCATGTTCCTAATCTGATTAACACTGATCAGAATGCAGAATTGATTAAGCAGCCAACAAAAGAGGAGGTTAAAGTGGCAGTACTTGGACTTCATGGTGATAGTGCTGGGGGCCAGATGGTATGA